A region of Bicyclus anynana chromosome 17, ilBicAnyn1.1, whole genome shotgun sequence DNA encodes the following proteins:
- the LOC112046375 gene encoding dolichol kinase, which translates to MERILEFVNFIRIQCTGPMKTLEKHITLNLREANVNIRPAKTNGLWCHILIPVTLTLYCCFDNVSTLYKITTCISIGLLFHSILFILFLSTSSLFLKETVYSGCVASGFVSAMLMYVLLQRDLWFSLTVSIMSMWLYTKLLRVFLVKLDKTFTVGEAMVTAQTVVLFFIMSVIKFFFEMKTDDKELEFIGVIVYTILSTVGLIVTALYFLSDSHRTLDTLVYILVAAVIYAVNVLYYTLGAKGFIQIFSYVLLERDRYRLLMFWLVLVSLAVCALLVRTRLAVKASTVTRKTFHVLASMVFLSGIIYDVHLMNLAAGIGLGVIVLVEALRKSGIQPISEALESVFMVYSDEKDIGVLAMTPLYLYVGLAFPLLVVPARAGNEPELLSGVLAIGVGDTAASWFGSRFGFNKWQDSNRTMEGTTFNILSQIGTVYALQLFELLNSENALTRTIFAATVSGLVEAWTDQVDNLLLPLVTMIAFQFTWIVL; encoded by the exons atggaaagAATATTAGAATTTGTAAATTTCATACGCATTCAGTGTACAGGACCGATGAAAACTTTAGAAAAAcatataactttaaatttacGAGAGGCTAACGTAAATATAAG ACCAGCAAAAACTAACGGACTATGGTGTCATATACTCATACCAGTTACACTGACCTTGTATTGCTGTTTTGACAATGTGTCGACCCTGTACAAGATAACAACATGCATATCTATTGGGTTGCTGTTTCACAGTATTCTGTTTATACTGTTCCTGTCAACATCTAGTTTGTTTCTCAAAGAGACTGTTTATTCTGGTTGTGTTGCATCTGGCTTTGTTTCTGCAATGTTGATGTATGTCTTGTTGCAAAGAG ATCTCTGGTTTTCGCTAACAGTTAGTATAATGTCAATGTGGCTATATACTAAGTTGCTCAGAGTGTTCCTAGTGAAGCTGGATAAGACATTCACTGTGGGAGAAGCCATGGTCACTGCCCAGACAGTTGTGTTGTTCTTTATTATGTCTGTTATAAAATTCTTCTTTGAAATGAAAACGGATGACAAAGAATTGGAATTTATTGGTGTAATTGTTTAT ACTATATTATCAACAGTGGGATTGATTGTTACAGCATTGTACTTCCTGAGTGACTCTCACAGAACTCTCGACACTCTTGTGTACATACTGGTGGCCGCTGTTATATATGCTGTAAATGTGCTGTACTATACACTGGGGGCTAAAGGTTTCATACAAATATTCAGTTATGTGTTATTGGAACGAGATAGG TACCGGTTACTGATGTTCTGGCTGGTGCTGGTGTCGCTGGCGGTGTGCGCGCTGCTGGTGCGCACTAGGCTGGCGGTGAAGGCAAGTACGGTGACGAGGAAGACGTTTCACGTGCTCGCCTCCATGGTGTTTCTGTCAGGAATCATATACGACGTGCACTTGATGAATCTAGCCGCGGGGATTGGACTTGGAGTTATAGTATTAGTAGAG gcCTTACGCAAATCAGGTATTCAACCTATCTCGGAAGCCTTGGAGTCAGTGTTTATGGTTTACAGTGATGAGAAA GACATCGGCGTTTTGGCCATGACCCCACTGTATCTGTACGTGGGGCTGGCCTTCCCCCTGCTGGTGGTGCCGGCGCGCGCGGGGAACGAGCCCGAGCTGCTGAGCGGCGTGCTGGCCATCGGCGTGGGGGACACGGCCGCCAGCTGGTTCGGCTCCCGGTTCGGCTTCAACAAGTGGCAGG ACAGCAACAGAACAATGGAGGGCACCACGTTTAACATTCTGTCACAAATTGGTACTGTCTACGCTCTACAACTGTTTG AGCTACTGAACAGCGAAAACGCCTTGACGCGTACTATTTTTGCGGCGACGGTGTCCGGTCTAGTGGAGGCGTGGACTGACCAAGTGGACAACTTGCTGCTGCCGTTAGTCACTATGATTGCGTTCCAGTTCACTTGGATAGTGCTATGA